The genomic window TTGTGagtagtattaattaatatacatttcttcttaaaattcaaattgtaaCATGTTTTCTTTAATGTAGTGATCAAAAGTCACCAAGTCGCTGGAGGAAAATTGGATGTGAAGAAAGCTATTAGTCGTAGTGATGGTGCTGGTGGTGGCCGTGGTGGACGAGGCGGTCGTGGTGGTGGCGGAGGCGGTGGTGGTAATAGAAGTAGCTGGGGTGGAAACCCACGAAACGAACAGTGGGGAGGACATCATAACagtaattatgaatttatatatatatttatatacaattatattttgcatgcattcaatttttaattatattcatgaatcttatataaatgcaatttttgaacttttttatttgtatttactaaaaaacatgttaattaaatattctattgttgttttaatatgtacttggtattaatttgtacctaaaaaaaaatcaataaggtTTCTTCTATTATTCGTAAAAAATATGCTATAAAACTTATGatgtattctttttttttttaataggatCAAATGGCGGCGGAGGAGGATATGGAAATTCTGGAATGGGAGGAGGATATGGCTCtggcggcggtggtggtggtgggtATGGAGGTAGTGCAGGTGGTTACAACTCAAATTCTGGTGGAGCCTGGCAAGGTGGCGGTGGTGCTCCTCAAAGTTGGGGTAACAATAATCCAGCATGGGGCAACCAAGGAGGTGGTGGTGGAGATAGTTGGGGAGGCTCACAACAACCTAGTAAGttctttcaatttattttcttaaaaattattttgtctaatttaaatttgcaatTTAGGTAATAACTGGGGTCCAAATCAAAGTtatggtggtggtggtggccCAATGAGGTCAAATTATACCTCTAATAATCGTGCTACACCTTATGGAAACCCAGgtagttgtatttattaagttaatctatttattatacaatattaaatttacatagatTAATTTTGCGATTTTTCTTCATTTAGGAGCTGGTAATGTAAATGCTGGTAATGCTGGTTATGGTCAAAATCCTGGTCGGCGGTATTAATGCATCACTTTCAACTAAAGGTAAACAAAGTTTAaagcatattatcataaattgaaccccaatttattttttgatattcatatttttaggattctaatttaaaatggttttttattttttgaaaattgttaggCAGGATCCGAGGAGCAGTCTGTTAGGcagtataaacaaaaataggaAACTCGTACCGGTTAtttctatgtattatttaaaaccgttCATGAGTTGGGTAATAATGACACAAGAGCCAGTCATTTGAAATACATTCTCATCCTCGTCTACTGCACAttcagtttattaaatttatctaataagtacaataatgaCGTGTTTTGTATtggtaatatactttttatatttctcaACTATATCtttcttttgtattttttaattgaagctTACCTAAGTATTTgacattttcaacaattttgtataagaGGAAATTGtgttttcacaatttttttattaagacagTAAATTAGGATTTaggttacttaatattataaataatttcataactgTTAgtcttaataaatatgtagaaTATTCAGAATGATTTGGTTTTTAACTAGTCTTTTGATTCGTACAAATTAAAaggttattagtatttttacttatacttaattattttgaatggaCTTATACAATAgcattgttgtattttttcttacaaTAAAGATTACAATCTTAATAACAATGAACTctgcaaatatttatttatgatgttatattatttacctgggcatttgtataatatgtgtaacattaaattttaattatttcagtttatgtgttttttggtttatttaagtttatttagctATTCAGTTGTGTTAGAAATACACAATATGAGAATATAATaccttgaaaatatttaaaactcttATATTCCTTTCAGTAATTAGCTTCTTAATGTAAACAGAAATTTcttgaaaaaacaaattatataggtagcaaTACTATTTctgtttctatatattattggtaaggtatgaattttaaatatttattagttagtaaatatttttgtgtacatcatttatgtgtgtatgtttatttaacataatatattataaaataatatattgtatgcattTTCTTCTGGtgtccatttttttaaaataatagcttgatattttataatttaagttagaaTATTGAAATCTAGTAGGCGTagctaaataaaattcaaaatagtattcaataacataaaatatcaagcaatttaagttatttagttttaagctcctacatactaaataaaattttataaatatctcaaAACTTTGttgatgtaaattttataattctatatgtTGAGTAttgtgagattttttttttaacaattaagaacactaagaaaaattatttttaagttttttgttctattctacttaaatttttataatatagcattacttccaaaaccaaatattttttcctgtttaatttttttttttttttttctggaaaaTGTTAgctaaattaagttaataatctCATAACCAATCTATCTTTAATCTAAGCATTCTAATTCACTGGTAAGCATttacatttgaatataattaatgctaTCTATTggtataaattgttaacatattttatgtgcaagtaattgaaaaacaacgacattgaattttaattaggttTATTAGAAATGATCCATAGGAATGTTAGCCTGTTAGGGCTTAAGCTGTCAGCAAATGCATTTAAAGCTTTCGTCAATCCACATAGGTGATTCAATTTAGGGAAGCAAACCTCGATTGTCAATCGTAGGTAGGTCATCCAAACATTAAAGGTAAACTGTTTATTTTCCTGTAGGGTTTGTTATATAAATGCTAATGTTTCCTTACCCAAATTGGATTCATATTTAGCAACAAATTTTGGCATTATATTGCATTTTCTCAtactaatatatcataaatgatTCATGAACCTAGgtagttattcaataatataaagtttatattaaaagttatttataatactaatgatGACTTAAAACACCAAAATTTGTTGCATATTAGGGGATCTAaggatattataatctatttttttttaatattgaaaatcctATTCTTTatcatactaaaatttaaatcttttatttttattagggtGGGCAATATGACTGTCAATTGATACATTTTCATCGTGAATGTATTTCTTTGTCATTGATCCTGTCACTGGAAGAAAGTAAggattaagtttatttattcattttaatatatttaatttaaaaattctagatAAATGGTAACTATatttaactgatttttttattattataaatcaataatacttatgtccttaatttaacataataataacatggattatgtaaattagttgaaaaaataataattttaaactagttcatatttttaattttattacacatttcaataagattaataatataggtacttaggtAAAATGTTCTGTACCTACTTGTGTTATGAATTAACTTGTGCAGCTAAACGTGGAATGCTAAACACAATACTAAGAGTATCTTCATTATTCCAATTATCTACTTTGCGTTTAGCTTaggtaaaaatagtaaattaactttttagcTAAAACTGATTGTTGGAAACAAAAATTAGCAAATTCATTTAATCAAGAAGCTTGGTCTGACCAAACCGAACAAAAATTAGTTGTCGTCTGAGGTTACTCTTCTATGAGTAACAAGTATACATAGTAtagattacattttcaaatctatttctaaaattaaatgttattaaataactttgtaTCCatgagtttttattattctcatattcgtatttatgtaaaaaataaaattacatttgactgttctttatttaaaaatgtacagacattgtaaattttagtgatgtttatttttctgttgatATTTctcttttcttttatattgtaagtatGTGAACTATGAACATTGACCTTgctatcttatttttttcagctATCAATTGATGTAATTGCAGCAATAGTCTTAAagtcacttaaaaattatttgaattattaacagttactatttcttaaaacattaacttaattaaatttgagtaTCCAATAAATGTCTATAGTCTGTTCAAAATAAGAGTGCATCACTCCTATGTTTGCTGACTGAGTCACTGATCAGCATTAACCTTGCTCCAGAAATAACAACTATACACTTGTCTGGCTGTTAATTGTCAATATCACTTATCCATTTATTCACTTTTGTCTaaaatgtagttaaaattaaaaataagggAGCCTTTCTCTCATTtagatgaattttaaattgtattatatcacatttcaaaattgaattcaaGTCTTCATAACCTtttcatgttttatatttttcagatatACTAAGTATATTCCAAATACAAACCATGAAAATCAGCTTATCTACAAGAATAAGCCTTgataacatgaaaaataatagaaatgttTACAGAACTTGAAAAGATCTTGTTACAGAGTTTTATTGACAATTATACATTGAAGAAggtaaaatctaattttatgatacagaattaatgttttatatattattatttatatattgtttctttattatctatatcaagttaatattaaaaaatattaaatttgcacAATATCacagattaaaaatttacttaagtaTTCTATTATTCATTTCAGGTTTACagttcatatattatgaaatatttttcagactGGTGGTGTTACAAAAATGACTTATATgaagataacatttttgtaaagcTAATGATTTTACTTGTGTTTAAttgagaaatatataatagttttaattaaacctagtttttactttactatacctataaatctttcaatatcattaaagataaataatagttaattttatagattatttttcaagttatttcatgtttcttaaaataactaaaaattttaaattttaaaaatgttagcaaagaatttaagtaattttcaaataattaacagtttaaaacactaatttattacatttttggatACCATTTTATCAgataaagttgaaaataaaaataaatcgtagtATAATGAAAAgctttagatataaaaaaatcattataatttttgtgtaaatacaatataaactttacatatataatacatcactAAAAGCTTAATTGGCTTAAAGAtgtagatttattataaaaatataattcaataggtcaaaattcaatttttataccaaaatgaaatacatattgaaaacttttcatactttataaaaattaataaatacaaataaaaaatatttaactattgagTTGAAGCtagtgatttataatattaaattctacaATGTTTTTCATTGAGTTGCTTCTCGAGTTCTTCGATTTTAGATTTACGATGATGTAACatcattttcatcattttacTGTCATTCTCAAATTTGGCTATTTTatcaatcatacatttttgatcAACCTAAAAAAACATTGGAAAGTGTTGAAACAGTATGaagttttaacaataatagtaataagtaaaaactttgataaaagttttttttatttgtacttacTAAGATTTGATCTTCAATGGTCTGAATACATTTATCAGCTGAACttgcttttttaatttcattcaaTCGATGTAATTCTCTACGCAACATATGATTCTgcacaattaaaaaactattattaaatttatgcagTGTATTTTTCTTTAGTCAATACTATTAAGATTGtacaaagataaaaataatttattgaataatgttaCTTCATCTTTTGctcttttaaaaacaatttccaATTCATGGTACTTCTTTTTGAGATCATTGgagtatgttttaaaaaacagttCTAATGTGgatattttcgtatttttatccacaatacatttatttaaatgttgaatgtCTTCTTTCAATGTTTTTTCCAAATTTCTAGCAGTTTCTgtcgataataaaaattataaaaccaatacttATTTACTAAACCTTAAAGTTACGTTTACCTGATAATGTACTGTACTCATTAAACATTTCCAAGTTTTTAGTTTGAACTTCTTGTAGTTCATTTTTGAGTTGCTTTACTTCCTTATTGTGTTGTATAATTAGCTGCCCTTTATCTTTTCTTAGTTCATAAATGTTTTGCTCGTAACTACATAtttcatcatttaattttttaatatcattattgacgtttttatactgtttacatttatttttcaataaatctcTTTCTTCTGTTAacaattcaacatttttctttaatatatcTACTTGAGTCAAAAGCTCAGTTatctttttatctttattatttatctcttCCAACATAGAATCACATTCATTGTCTAAATTGACATTAGCATGTTTCAATTCTTTAATCTCTCCTTCTAAATGTTCATATTTAgtcattaataaacaaatattttcatagattGTTGGCAATGTACCATTACACTtgagtattgtttttaatttttcagttatattatttacttcaattaaatcttgatcattaattttaaatttaatttgatctttttcattatttttattaacatccTTTAGCAACTTTTCTGTACAATACATCTTATGTTTCACATTACTTATATCGAGCTGTAGATCATTAATTGTCTTTTCATAAAGATTTCTCATTTCTTccttttctaaattatatttttcgatcATTATTTCATACTCATTTGtcttcaatttaaattctacAAGTAAGTGTTTAATATCTTCATCTTTCTTttcaataatagattttagatAAGCACATTCCGATTGaatcttatttatttgatcTTCTAGACTTGAAAAACTACTTTTTTGAACTTCGCATAGTATTAACgatttgttatattgtttggtttgattttcaagtttatttttcaaatcttgTATAGACTGctctgaattaattttaaactcttCAAATTCATGTAACAATGATTGATAATTTTGTTCACTCGTTTTACCCAATTGAGTCTTTATTTCTTCTAActcacttaaataattaaaagatagATTCTCTGCTTCTAAAACTTTTTCAGTCAAttcttttatctttaattcACTTATAGAGAAgttgtttttttgaattttgaaattttcaagttcaaGGCTGAGtttttcattatcattttcaaCCTGTTCTCGCCAttcttttcctttttttatgtCTTCTTGCATCTGTTTGATTTTATCTTCATATAGTTGCTTGGTTTTATTGTGATTGCTAACTAAGTCagatattatttgttgttctttaataattataaggttTACAAACATGTCCAATAAATTAGACAAATCATGATCAATTGGAACTCCTGTAATTTTTCCAGGTTCAAGAagattaatttcatttataatattctttttaccATTCCTTAActctaaattaatatcataactaTTATCAATTTCTCTTTTAATTTCCTGATTATGTTCTTCAAGTTtagtatattctattttgagtTTGTTTATTTCATCCTTTAAATCGCATATTAACAATGTTTTATCTTTTAGATTGTTTTctgttaatgttaaattattaattaatttttcattttcatctgatagtttcataatatattcttgaagttcattaatattttgtacctttaatttagtattcaaCAGTTGAACTTGATTtaactcattatttaaattgctcaccaacaatattttttcttttagatcattttttataaattgtacatcattaacatatttattgttttcatcaGATTGTTTTCTCATTTGGCATTgaagttcataattttttttttctatttcatttttagcTGTTTGGAgagtatttatcaaaatatttttttcttttaaaatcttatgtaaattatcaatttctaAACCAATTCTACCATTAGGAGATTCAAATTGAGAGTTGCAGTTTATTTTCCATGTCTCGTCATGtgataaaatatcatcatcGACTAACATAACTTTTGTTCTAAATCTTTTTTCACTTTGGTTTCCTGATATCATTGCAGAATTGAGTTCAGTtagtttcaatttaatatcatgtacATAATCAACAAGTGGAT from Aphis gossypii isolate Hap1 chromosome 1, ASM2018417v2, whole genome shotgun sequence includes these protein-coding regions:
- the LOC114124061 gene encoding heterogeneous nuclear ribonucleoprotein 87F-like produces the protein MGSDEPEQYRKLFIGGLNYTTTNDSLKEFFEQWGEIVDVVVMKDPQTKRSRGFGFITYSQSSMVDQAMSNRPHKIDGREVETKRAVPRDDIDKPDIAATVKKMFVSGIKEQSESDLLDYFGKFGNITNVTIVTDKDSGQRKGFGFIEYDDTDSVDKAVLIKSHQVAGGKLDVKKAISRSDGAGGGRGGRGGRGGGGGGGGNRSSWGGNPRNEQWGGHHNRSNGGGGGYGNSGMGGGYGSGGGGGGGYGGSAGGYNSNSGGAWQGGGGAPQSWGNNNPAWGNQGGGGGDSWGGSQQPSNNWGPNQSYGGGGGPMRSNYTSNNRATPYGNPGRAGNVNAGNAGYGQNPGRRY